In one window of Helianthus annuus cultivar XRQ/B chromosome 17, HanXRQr2.0-SUNRISE, whole genome shotgun sequence DNA:
- the LOC110921334 gene encoding probable protein arginine N-methyltransferase 6, with protein MEGLPTSPPAGAYSNGHHNNQNGTTQTDDLKPWKSHSGGARSRSRVPREVDAPPCTDFDKAYFQSYSHVGIHEEMIKDRVRTETYRTAILQHQKHIEGKVVVDVGCGTGILSIFCAQAGAKHVYAVDASEIALQANEVVKANKLSDRITVLHGRVEDVEIDEEVDVIISEWMGYMLLYESMLGSVIIARDRWLRPGGLILPSIAVLYMAPVTHPNRYAESVDFWRNVYGIDMSPILPLAKQCAFEEPSVETISGENVLTWPHVVKHVDCYTVTVKELESVTASFKFQSMMRAPFNGFAFWFDVEFSGPADTGAPSSTDESTKTNPSGGHRRKRANPDEALVLSTAPEDPPTHWQQTMVYFYEPIDVEQDQVIDGSVTLTQSKENARFMNIHLEYSSGGRSFVKESVLR; from the exons ATGGAGGGTCTGCCTACGTCACCACCGGCCGGTGCTTACAGCAATGGCCACCACAACAACCAAAACGGCACCACACAAACGGATGATTTGAAGCCCTGGAAGTCCCATAGCGGCGGCGCCAGGTCTCGTAGTAGGGTTCCCCGTGAAGTAGACGCGCCTCCTTGTACGGATTTTGATAAGGCTTACTTCCAGTCTTACTCTCATGTCGGTATTCACGAAGAGATGATCAAG GATCGTGTGCGGACAGAAACTTATAGGACAGCTATTTTACAGCATCAGAAACATATTGAAGGCAAA GTTGTCGTAGATGTTGGCTGTGGCACAGGCATCCTCTCAATATTTTGTGCTCAAGCAGGCGCAAAACAT GTTTATGCAGTGGATGCCAGTGAGATAGCGTTGCAG GCAAATGAAGTTGTCAAGGCAAACAAACTTTCTGACAGAATTACTGTTTTACACGGACGTGTTGAG GATGTTGAAATTGATGAAGAGGTTGATGTTATAATCTCTGAGTGGATGGGTTATATGCTTCTCTACGAG AGCATGCTCGGGAGCGTTATTATTGCAAGAGATCGCTGGTTAAGACCCGGTGGTCTTATCCTTCCCTCTATTGCAGTG CTATATATGGCCCCTGTTACACATCCCAACCGATATGCAGAGAGTGTTGACTTCTGGCGCAATGTCTATGGGATTGACA TGTCTCCAATATTACCATTGGCAAAACAATGTGCTTTTGAAGAGCCATCTGTGGAGACAATCAGTGGAGAAAATGTTCTTACATGGCCACATGTG GTAAAACATGTGGATTGCTATACCGTCACAGTTAAAGAGTTAGAATCTGTTACAGCAAGCTTTAAATTTCAATCTATGATGCGAG cTCCTTTCAATGGGTTTGCCTTCTGGTTTGATGTCGAGTTTAGTGGGCCTGCCGATACTGGTGCACCATCTTCGACTGATGAGTCAACAAAAACAAACCCTTCTGGTGGTCATAGGAGGAAACGAGCCAATCCTGATGAAGCACTTGTTCTCTCCACTGCACCCGAGGACCCTCCTACACATTGGCAACAG acAATGGTATACTTCTATGAGCCAATAGATGTTGAGCAGGATCAGGTTATTGATGGTTCTGTTACATTAACACAAAGCAAAGAGAATGCTCGGTTCATGAACATTCATCTTGAATACTC CTCGGGTGGGCGGTCCTTTGTAAAAGAAAGTGTGTTGCGTTGA